One Cryptomeria japonica chromosome 9, Sugi_1.0, whole genome shotgun sequence genomic window carries:
- the LOC131054864 gene encoding uncharacterized protein LOC131054864: MAAHRNIEITIISAKDLKNVRPLVGCMRTQAIAWINDEKYYTSINEKDGVNPKWNRRMYFSVEEKLLEHSVLTVAVYSIRGMLGTRDRKLGVAQIPLQDFVFRPLNNVYYGCYELCNLRSKRFRGFLNVGIKVGDLYLQTQIPESSKQLVRYSGSKRSLDKICSPCKRHATPRRSSEESDDHVLSTPLKKCKKFEDYDVYNDDEANDSGRNKVQIYVF; the protein is encoded by the coding sequence ATGGCGGCGCACAGGAACATAGAAATAACAATCATCTCCGCCAAAGATCTGAAGAACGTAAGGCCCCTCGTGGGTTGCATGCGCACACAGGCAATTGCATGGATCAACGACGAGAAGTACTACACGTCCATAAATGAAAAAGACGGCGTTAATCCCAAATGGAACCGCCGCATGTACTTCAGCGTGGAAGAGAAGCTTCTAGAACATTCTGTACTAACAGTGGCTGTATACAGTATACGAGGAATGCTTGGCACAAGGGATAGAAAGCTTGGAGTGGCACAAATACCACTTCAGGACTTTGTCTTCAGGCCTCTCAATAATGTTTATTATGGGTGTTATGAACTCTGCAATTTGAGGAGTAAAAGATTTAGGGGGTTTCTCAATGTGGGTATTAAAGTCGGAGACCTGTATCTCCAAACCCAAATCCCTGAAAGTAGTAAACAGTTGGTACGTTATAGTGGGTCTAAGCGTTCTCTGGATAAAATCTGTTCCCCATGCAAGAGGCATGCAACTCCTCGTCGTAGTTCTGAGGAGTCTGATGATCATGTTCTTTCAACCCCACTGAAAAAATGTAAGaagtttgaagattatgatgtttaTAATGATGATGAGGCCAACGACTCTGGTCGGAATAAGGTTCAGATCTATGTTTTTTGA